The Polyangium aurulentum genomic interval ACGTCGGCGTGCGAAAAGTCCGCATAGGTCAGATCGCAGCCCGAGAGCTTCGCGCCCTCGCACTGCGCGCGGTGGAAGATCGCCTCCTCCACGCTCGATCCCGACAGATCCGCGAGCGGCATGCGGGCATCGACGAAGAGCGATCGCGTCAGGGCGGCCTTTTGCAAGCTCGCGCGAGCCAGCCTCGCCTCGACGAAGATCGCCTGCTGCGCCTGGGCGCCGTCGAAGCGCGCGCCCTCGAGGTTCGCCTTCATGAAGTTGCACTGCCGCACGATCGCGCGCTCGAACGAGGCGCCCTCGAGGTCGGCCTCGAGGAACTGCGCGAGGGTGAGATCCATCGACGCGAAGCTCATCCCCCGCATCTTCGAGCCCACGAAGATGGTGTTCTCGAAGCGGGCGTCGGTGAAGTCGGCCCCCGTGAGATCGAGCTTGAAGAACGTGGTCTGCTTCAGCGCCGCCCGCGCGAGCTTGATGCCCGTCACGCTCGACTCGACGATGGCTGCGCGATCGAGGTTCGTCCCCGAGAGGTCGGCGCGCGTGAGGTCGCACTTGGCGAAGCCGGAGACGACCAGATCGGAGCCGGTGAAGATCGCGTCCGTCAGATCGCACTCGTAGAACTTGGCGACGCCCATGTACCCGCCGTGCAGATCGACGCCCCGCAGGCTCGAGCCGTTCACGGTCGCGTGGC includes:
- a CDS encoding pentapeptide repeat-containing protein, encoding MDKSELVQMIKGGEIITEIDLSGADLRGADLSGAIFEKVVFRGANLGGCLFKESVLSDCIFDGAQMGEANLRHATVNGSSLRGVDLHGGYMGVAKFYECDLTDAIFTGSDLVVSGFAKCDLTRADLSGTNLDRAAIVESSVTGIKLARAALKQTTFFKLDLTGADFTDARFENTIFVGSKMRGMSFASMDLTLAQFLEADLEGASFERAIVRQCNFMKANLEGARFDGAQAQQAIFVEARLARASLQKAALTRSLFVDARMPLADLSGSSVEEAIFHRAQCEGAKLSGCDLTYADFSHADVSAADFTGAKVFRARFHRVKDEATLWCNRAAALGDEAVVAESEDWNPPY